CCATGTCTGTGCGCAGGCACGGCCTGTCATCCAGGCAGCCCAGCCACCCAGAAGGCAGGTGATGAGAAAAAACAGCCAGAATGACGGTTCTTCGTAGAGAATTCCCTGCATGATTTTTCTCCTTAATGCCTTCCGCCTTCGAGATAGGCGGCACGCACTTCCGGGTCAGCCAGCAGTTCGCGGCCAGCGCCGCTCATTGTGATTGATCCATTGACCATAACATAGCCGCGATCAGCAAGCTTCAGCGCACCGAAAGCATTCTGCTCGACGAGAAACACTGTGAGACCCTGCGTGCGGTTGAGTTCCTTGATCGCTTCGAAGATCTGCTTGACGATCAGAGGAGCAAGACCCAATGACGGCTCGTCAAGAAGCAGAAGCTTCGGACGGGCCATCAGCGCGCGCGCAATCGCCAGCATCTGCTGTTCACCACCCGAAAGTGTGCCGCCGCGCTGATTGATACGCTCCTTCAGACGCGGGAAGAGTTCGAACATCAGCGCAACATCTTCCTCGAAATATTGCTGATGATCGAGGCTCGCACCCATCTGCAGGTTTTCGAGCACTGTCATGCGCGGGAAAATGCGGCGACCTTCCGGCGATTGTGCAATTCGCAGCTTCGCAATCTCATGCGGCGGCATTGACGTAATGTCCTTGCCGCCGAAAAGAATGCGGCCTGTACGAGCGCGCGGCGAACCGAAGATGGTCATCATGAGTGTGGACTTGCCAGCACCGTTGGCGCCAATCAACGCTACGATTTCACCCTCGTTGACTGTCAAGTCGATGCCCTTGAGTGCGCGGATGTTGCCGTAATAGGTCTCGACCTTTTCGACGGCCAGAAGCGGTTGCTTTGTTTGCATAGTGTCAGCCGTCATTATTCAGCTCCCTTCTTGGGCTTTGCCGGAGCTTTGGCGCTCTTCGTGCCTTTAGGGGCTCTGGCTGCCTTTGCGGGAGCAGTCTTATGGCTCGTAGGGACATCACCGGCTTCAACACGGGTTGAAAACTCGGTTGCCTGACCCGAAGCAAGTTGTGCTGCCTGCCCCACCCAGTCTTCGCGGGCAATGCGACCGTCGAATTCCAGATAGGTTTCAGCCTGAACGATGTCAGCTTCAGTCCAGGCGGCAATCTGATCAAAATGATAGATGCCGTGCTCGTTGAGCTTCTTCTCGTTGACTTCACCGATGCCCTTGATGAGCGTCAGATTATCAGGCTTGCCATCACGCGCTGCAGCCAATCCGCCTGCAAAACGAACGGCCTCTTCAGCCTTTTCTTCCTCGATTGCCTCTACAGCAAGCTGAGTTGCGATAAAGTCTGCAGGATCACCAGTGCCTGGCTTGTCCGCTTCTTCGATCAACTCTGCGATCTCATCGTCATCAACGCCGAGATAGGCGGCGATAACGCGCGGATCGTTGCGCACTGCTTCCGGTGAGCCGTCAGAGATCTTTGTGCCATATTCAAGCACGATCACATGGTCGGAAATTTCCATAACCACTGACATATCGTGTTCGATCAACAGGATCGACGTGCCGGTTTCCTTGCGAATATCGAGCAGCAGCTTGTTGAGCTCTGCCGATTCACGAGGGTTAAGACCCGCGGCCGGCTCATCGAGGCAGAGAATTTCTGGCTCAGTGCACATGGCGCGCGCAATTTCCAGACGGCGTTGATCGCCATAAGGCAGATCGCCAGCCGGGTCGTCCGCACGATCAATGAGATTGATCTTCTCAAGCCAGTAGCGCGCTTTTTCGACCGCTGCCTTAGCGGCTTTCTTATAGCCCGGCAGACCCAGAAGACCGAGGATCGTGTAACCTGACGAACGCATCAGCACGTTGTGCTGTGCGACAAGCAGGTTTTCCAGCACGGTCAGACCCGAGAACAGACGAATGTTCTGGAACGTACGTGCAACGCGGGCATCCTGCGTAATCTTGAAATCGGGCAGGCGTTCCAAAAGGAACTTTTCGCCCGTATTCCGGTTCATGGTCAGCATACCGCCGGTTGGCTTGTAGAAGCCGGTGATGCAGTTGAAGACCGTCGTCTTGCCCGCACCGTTAGGTCCGATGATGGCTGTGATGTCGCCGCGCTTCACATCGAAGCTCAGATCATTGATCGCAACGAGACCACCAAAGCGCATCGACAGATGCTCAACTGTAAGAATGGTATCTTTCGAACCATTGCCAGCCATAATTTTTGTCTCCGCCATCAGCCGTGCCCTTCCTTGGTAAAGGCACCCGACACCAACTTCTTCTGATTGAGGAACGCGCTCGGTTCTCGGCTTCCGACAAATCCGCGCGGTTTCCAGACCATGACGACCACCATGGCAAGACCGAAGATCAGCATACGGTAGAGTTCAGGTGTGAAGTTGGCACCGAAAATAGCTTTCAGGAAGCCCATTTCACGCAGGATTTCCGTGCCACCGATCATAGCGATTGCAGCAATCGCAATACCGACGAGCGACCCCATACCGCCAAGAACGACGATGGCGAGAATGACTGCGGATTCAAGGAACACGAAGGATTCCGGGCTGACGAAACCTTGACGGGCAGCGAAGAAGGAACCCGCAAAACCACCGAACATCGCACCCGTCGCAAAGGCGGTGAGCTTGGTTGTGGTAGTATTGATGCCGAGTGAACGGCAGGCGATTTCATCTTCGCGCAGCGCTTCCCATGCGCGACCCACAGGCATACGGCGCAAACGGATCGTAACGAGAGCCGTAATCAGCGCGAGTATGAGGATCACATAATAGAGGAAGAACTTGTAGTGAGCAGCCGAGAATGTCAGGCCGAAATAGGCGGCAAAACCGTCTTTGCTGGCATTGAACGGCAGACCGAAGAAGGTTGCCTTCGCGATACCGGAGATACCGAACGTACCCTTGGTAAGATCCGTCCAGTTTATAAGGACAAGTCGGATGATTTCACCAAAAGCCAGCGTCACGATGGCGAGATAGTCACCACGCAGACGCAAGACCGGGAAGCCGAGGATAACACCCCAGGTCGCAGCGAGAATGCCTGCAATCGGCAGCAGCATCCAGAAAGACAGACCGAAATAAGCCGAAAGAAGCGCGTAGGAATATGCACCCACAGCATAGAAAGCGACATAGCCGAGATCGAGAAGGCCAGCGAGGCCAACCACGATATTAAGGCCCCAGGCCAGCATCACATAGATGAGGATCTGGACGCCGAAATTGTCGACCCACTTCAACGATCCCTGCCAGCCAAGCATGGTAACGATCAGGACCGGGTAGACGAAAAGAAACACCACACCAATTTTTGAGAAATGAGCGCGGAAGAAAGACGGCGCTTCAGCAGTCACCACAGGGCGGCTTGCTTTTGCGAATTTGCGGGCCTCAAGCGTGGGCTGCAGGAACGCGATAAAGGCAAAGCGACCAAAAGCCGCCAAAGCCACCAGGATTGCCAGCGCCCCCCAGCGCTGCTGCAACACCAGCTCGTTATTGATGTTCTGATCGGTCTTGAAACCAACGATCAGAATGAAAAGTCCCAAAGCCACAAGACCGGCAATGAACCCTTCACGAATGGCCCGGGCAAAAAGGGAATCCGGGCGTGAACCTGTTTGTACGGCCATGATTACACCTTTTCGACTTCAGGACGGCCAAGAATGCCGGACGGCATGAAGATGAGCACGATGGCAAGGATCGAGAACGCGGCAACATCCTTGTAATCGATCGAGAAATAAGCCGACCACAATGCTTCAATGAGACCGATGAGCAAGCCACCGACCACTGCACCCGGCAGCGAGCCAATCCCACCCAGAACAGCCGCGGTAAACGCCTTGACGCCAGGAATGAACCCGTCAGCAAAGGAAATAACGCCGTAGAAGGAGAGGTAAAGCGTACCGGCAACGGCCGCCAACATGGCACCCATCACGAAGGTCAGCGAAATAACGCGGTCGACATTGATGCCAAGAAGCGCGGCCATCTTGCGGTCCTGCTCACAGGCACGCTGCGCACGACCAAGCGATGTTCGATTGACGATATACCAGAATATCGTCAGCAGCACCGCCGTCACCACGATGACCACGATCTGCTTGAGCGAGATCGTCACGTTGGTTCCGAAGATATTGTAGGAGCCAGTCAGGAGCTGAGGCACCGGCTTGTTGCGCGGACCCTGCGTAACCTGAACGAAGTTCGACAATGCAATCGACATACCGATCGCTGTGATCAGCGGCGCGAGACGGAACGATCCACGCAGCGGCCGATAAGCAGCCCGCTCAATCGTCCAGCTCCAGAGCCCCGTCAGAAGCATTGCAACAACCATCATCAGCAGAAGCATGAGCGCAATTGGCAGCGCTCCGATGAATGTTGTGATGATTAGAAAAACAATCAGCGCCATAAAGGCGCCGAGCATAAAGACATCGCCATGTGCAAAGTTGATCATGCCGATAATGCCGTAGACCATCGTATAGCCGATGGCGATCAGGCCATAGATCGATCCGAGCGCGAGCCCGTTGATCACCTGCTGGAAGAAATATTCCATCGAGAAGCCACCCATTTAACTCTACCCGGTATTATTGCCGCATCATTATTTCGTGCGACTTCTGTTTATTCCCGGATAATTACACCTAACGGCTGTATAAAGGAATGCAAGCCCCTTTTGTCTCAGACAAAAGACTAATGACTTCATTCCTCCACAAACTAGTTATGTCCCCTAAAAAGGGCCCTGTATATATACTTTTCTCCTAATTCGGGCCCGTTATTCCATAATTTCCCCAACGCGTCACAGACAAAAAATAGGGAGCGTCTCCCTATTTTTGCCTACCGTACCCGTTTTACGCAACAGTGAATCCGTGTGCAAACGGATCACGGTCATCAATGAAGATCGTATTGTAGCCCGTCATACGTGCCCAACCGGCAATTGAAGGGATAATTCCGGTGCCGCCAGCGACCTCCACGGCGCGTTCAACACGGCCATGAAACAGCGAACCAATGATGGATTCATGTACGAAATCATCACCCGGTTTCAGCTTTCCTTTGGCCGCAAGCTGCGCCATACGGGCAGAAGTGCCGGTTCCACAAGGCGAACGGTCGATTGCCTTGTCGCCATAGAAAACGGCATTGCGCGCATGAGCTTCAGGATGTGTTGGCTCGCCGGTCCAGAGAATATGCGTCAGACGATTAATGTCTGGAAGGTCTGGATGCTGGAATTTATATTTCTCATTCAGGCGCTGACGAAGCACCGGACTCCAGGCAATTAGCTGCAGCGCGGAATAATCTTTCATGTCGCTGTAATTTTCTTGCGGCTCTACGATTGCGTAGAAGTTTCCGCCATATGCAACATCGACTTTAATTGGCCCGAGATCAGGGCATTCCACTTCCAATCCTTCGGCATAAAGGAAGGCTGGAACGTTGGTCAGCCGCACGCGGTCGACATATTGACCATTCTGCTCATATTCGATTGCCACCAGACCGGCAGGCGTATCGAGGTTGAGCTTTCCGGGTGTCTTTGGCGTTACAAGCCCTTGCTCGATAGCCATTGTCACAGTGCCGATTGTGCCATGACCGCACATTGGCAGACAGCCGGATGTTTCAATAAACAAAACAGCTACATCGCAATCCGGACGTGTCGGTGGATAAAGAATGGAGCCGGACATCATGTCATGACCACGCGGTTCGAACATAAGACCCGTGCGGATCCAGTCATACTCGCGCAAGAAATGTGCGCGCTTTTCCATCATGTTCGAACCTTCAAGGTTCGGGCCACCGCCAGCAACCAGACGCACTGGATTGCCGCAGGTATGTCCGTCGACGCAGAAAAATGAATGTCTTGCCATGATGGTCAGTTCCGAAAACGTTGTGGCTTGAAAGGTTCGATATCGACAGCCGGCGCAGAACCCATGATCAGGTCACAGATAATCCTGCCTGTCGCCGCTGATTGTGTGAGGCCAAGATGACCATGGCCGAAGCCGTAATAAATATTTCCGCCTGCAGAGGCACGACCGATAACTGGCATAGAGTCTGGCATAGACGGTCGATACCCCATCCATTGCCGCCCACCCTCAGTCTTCAATCCCGGCAGGAACATGGAGGCCTTTTTCAGCATTGCAGCTGAACGGGCATAATTGGGCGGCAACTGAAGGCCACCAAACTCCACCGCACCACCTACACGCAAGCCAGTCGCCATCGGCGTGATTACAAAACCATGGCCTGGGAAAGTCAGCTGGCGCTTAACATCAAAACTGCCAACCGGAAGCGTCGTGTTATAGCCACGCTCCGTATCGAGCGGCACTGCATCGCCAAATCCTTGCGCGAGATTCTTGGACCAGGCTCCGGCCATCAGCACCAGATGCGCAGCCCTTATCTCGGTGCCTTCCTCCAGATGAACCGTCGCACCGCCATGTTGGCTGGCGGCATGTTTCACTTTCGCATGAAGGAAACGTGCGCCTTTGCTTTCAGCATATGCCCAGATAGCCTGACCGAAGAGCTTCGGATCACTGACATTCTTCCAGCCCGGAACAAACGTGCCAGCCACAAAACGAGGATCAAGCCCCGGCTGCAGTTCCTTCAAGCGGGTTCCACGCACATGCTCATAAGCGATACCGGCCTTTGCCTTTGCATCCCAGCCGGGTTGCGACGCAGCAAGTTCGGCTTCACTTTCATAAAGCTCCAGATTGCCATCTTCCTGCAAACGGTCGAGTAAACCCGCTCTATCGATCAGCCCCAGCATCTCGCGTTGCGCAAGCTGCATCATATTGCCCTGGGCAACCGTGGTCTTCTCGAGAGCTTCCGCGCTGCTTGCACGCCAGAAGCGATAAAGCCAGGGGATCATCTTTGGAAAGTAAGAGGGGCGGATCGTGAAAGGCCCGAGCGGGTCCATAAGCCAGCCCGGAACCTTGCCCATAACACCTTTGGAGGCCATCGGCAGTATGTCGGAGAAGGCGAGTGCCGCCGCATTCCCTGAACTCGTTTCTTCGCAAATCCCGCTTCGATCAATCACAAGAACTTCGCGCCCTGATTCGGCAAGAAGTGCTGCCGTAGCCACGCCGACAATGCCGCCACCAATAATGACGATGTCGCGCTGCCTACTGGGATCAAATTTCATTTATGCGCGGCTCCCGACCGGTCTTGTATATTCGCCTTAGCTTATAAGGCTGACGTAAGTTCACGCCAGCTGCACCGGTTTTGTCCATCCATTTTTTGGAATGACACCATGCAAAAAGCCCGTTATCGATGATATTCGCACAACGCCTGCATTGTTATTATTTTTTAACGGCGCACCGCCCATCATTGATATATCAGAGATATATCTGTAGGGTCAAAAGATGTCAATCGCATACTATGAGGCTTCAATCTGCATGGAACATGCAAGGGTCGACGAGAAAGTTGCAAAAGGCAGCGCAGCGCTGACAGATAGCTGGGGCAGTGAAAGCCTTGCCGAGCAAGCTTATCGTTTGCTGGAGCGCTCGATCGTAACGCTTGAACTGGAACCTGGCTCCATCGTCAATGAGCGAACATTGATTGAACTGACAGGAATGGGCCGCACGCCAATCCGCGAAGCCATACAACGGCTCGCCTGGGAAGGGCTTGTCGAAGTCCGCCCGCGTTCCGGCATCGCCATCACGCAGATCGATCCCAAGGATTTCTCAAAAGTGCTCGATGCCCGGGAAGGTGTCGAGCGTGTTTTGGCGCGTGATGCCGCACGCTTCGGCACTCCGCGCGACTACGAACGCTTACAAGCGGCAGCCGACGCAATGCGCGAGGCTATTCCGTCGGAAGATGTTTCGCTGTTTTTAGATGCGGATAAGGCCTTCGACATCGTGCTCGGCTCAGCTGCCAGTAATCCCTATGCCACACGTCTTGCGGCACCGCTGCAGACCCACAGCCGTCGATTCTGGTTCAGACTACGCCCATCAACCGGCATCACCGGTTCTGCCAATGCCCATGCTACGCTGATCGAAGCAATCATTTCCCGCGAACCAGACCGGGCGAGCGACACAGCTAGCGAGCTGATGTCCTATCTGCGAACGCTGGCACCATAAGCCTATAGTTCTCAGGCAGCGCCCAAGGCGTTTCGCGCATGGGCCACTGCGTCCATGTCCACTGTTGTGGTTGATCTTGTATCGAAAATAAGACCATCATCCGTACCGATATCATTTACGGCTCTCGCATAAAAATGCCGGGAGCCGTGACTCATATCGAGTGTCTGAACTGAAGCGATAGAAAGAATGGCCAAAAGGCCCAAAACTGCCTGCGACGAATAACGCATCTCCAACGCTCCGCCTTGAAATTTGACGGATGAAATTAAGCGCTAGCTGATGTTCGAAAGATGGCAAAGTTCAGCTGTAGAGGTGGCAGTGATTCACAAAACTGAGAGCGACAACTGCGTTAATGCGCTTTGTTCATCGAGTCGGACATTTTGCGCATAACTTTTAGAGCCACAGTTAGCTCTTCGTCGCTAACACCTTCAAGCAGATCAGCACGCACATCGCCAGCAAGCTTCACCACCTGCTCTGCCAGAGACTTGCCTTCTTCAGTCATCACAATACGTTTGGCACGACGATCGCCTTCGACCGCCTGACGTTCGACAAAAGACTGACGTTCCAGACCGTCGATCAGGCGAACCATGGTCGCGTTCTCGATCTCGAGCACTTCCGCTAGTTCTTTCTGATAAAGGCCTTCCTGCTCAATCAATGTGAGAAGGGTGCGCGCACGCGCCAGCGTCAGGCCGCGTTCTTTAACCCGAGCATCAAATAGTGTCCGCAGTCTACGATTGACCTTCGCCATGGCATCGATCATTTCCGCGCTGAGATCTGCTCTGCTCATAATGAAAGCCTTATATTAGTGACCTAACAATTAACTAATGAGATAAATGGCCAGCACACGGTTTTCAAGCGATCATACCAAACTCACGCAAGCGTGA
The Ochrobactrum sp. BTU1 DNA segment above includes these coding regions:
- a CDS encoding branched-chain amino acid ABC transporter permease: MEYFFQQVINGLALGSIYGLIAIGYTMVYGIIGMINFAHGDVFMLGAFMALIVFLIITTFIGALPIALMLLLMMVVAMLLTGLWSWTIERAAYRPLRGSFRLAPLITAIGMSIALSNFVQVTQGPRNKPVPQLLTGSYNIFGTNVTISLKQIVVIVVTAVLLTIFWYIVNRTSLGRAQRACEQDRKMAALLGINVDRVISLTFVMGAMLAAVAGTLYLSFYGVISFADGFIPGVKAFTAAVLGGIGSLPGAVVGGLLIGLIEALWSAYFSIDYKDVAAFSILAIVLIFMPSGILGRPEVEKV
- a CDS encoding GntR family transcriptional regulator; amino-acid sequence: MEHARVDEKVAKGSAALTDSWGSESLAEQAYRLLERSIVTLELEPGSIVNERTLIELTGMGRTPIREAIQRLAWEGLVEVRPRSGIAITQIDPKDFSKVLDAREGVERVLARDAARFGTPRDYERLQAAADAMREAIPSEDVSLFLDADKAFDIVLGSAASNPYATRLAAPLQTHSRRFWFRLRPSTGITGSANAHATLIEAIISREPDRASDTASELMSYLRTLAP
- the livM gene encoding high-affinity branched-chain amino acid ABC transporter permease LivM, encoding MAVQTGSRPDSLFARAIREGFIAGLVALGLFILIVGFKTDQNINNELVLQQRWGALAILVALAAFGRFAFIAFLQPTLEARKFAKASRPVVTAEAPSFFRAHFSKIGVVFLFVYPVLIVTMLGWQGSLKWVDNFGVQILIYVMLAWGLNIVVGLAGLLDLGYVAFYAVGAYSYALLSAYFGLSFWMLLPIAGILAATWGVILGFPVLRLRGDYLAIVTLAFGEIIRLVLINWTDLTKGTFGISGIAKATFFGLPFNASKDGFAAYFGLTFSAAHYKFFLYYVILILALITALVTIRLRRMPVGRAWEALREDEIACRSLGINTTTTKLTAFATGAMFGGFAGSFFAARQGFVSPESFVFLESAVILAIVVLGGMGSLVGIAIAAIAMIGGTEILREMGFLKAIFGANFTPELYRMLIFGLAMVVVMVWKPRGFVGSREPSAFLNQKKLVSGAFTKEGHG
- a CDS encoding ATP-binding cassette domain-containing protein encodes the protein MAGNGSKDTILTVEHLSMRFGGLVAINDLSFDVKRGDITAIIGPNGAGKTTVFNCITGFYKPTGGMLTMNRNTGEKFLLERLPDFKITQDARVARTFQNIRLFSGLTVLENLLVAQHNVLMRSSGYTILGLLGLPGYKKAAKAAVEKARYWLEKINLIDRADDPAGDLPYGDQRRLEIARAMCTEPEILCLDEPAAGLNPRESAELNKLLLDIRKETGTSILLIEHDMSVVMEISDHVIVLEYGTKISDGSPEAVRNDPRVIAAYLGVDDDEIAELIEEADKPGTGDPADFIATQLAVEAIEEEKAEEAVRFAGGLAAARDGKPDNLTLIKGIGEVNEKKLNEHGIYHFDQIAAWTEADIVQAETYLEFDGRIAREDWVGQAAQLASGQATEFSTRVEAGDVPTSHKTAPAKAARAPKGTKSAKAPAKPKKGAE
- a CDS encoding FAD-binding oxidoreductase, which translates into the protein MKFDPSRQRDIVIIGGGIVGVATAALLAESGREVLVIDRSGICEETSSGNAAALAFSDILPMASKGVMGKVPGWLMDPLGPFTIRPSYFPKMIPWLYRFWRASSAEALEKTTVAQGNMMQLAQREMLGLIDRAGLLDRLQEDGNLELYESEAELAASQPGWDAKAKAGIAYEHVRGTRLKELQPGLDPRFVAGTFVPGWKNVSDPKLFGQAIWAYAESKGARFLHAKVKHAASQHGGATVHLEEGTEIRAAHLVLMAGAWSKNLAQGFGDAVPLDTERGYNTTLPVGSFDVKRQLTFPGHGFVITPMATGLRVGGAVEFGGLQLPPNYARSAAMLKKASMFLPGLKTEGGRQWMGYRPSMPDSMPVIGRASAGGNIYYGFGHGHLGLTQSAATGRIICDLIMGSAPAVDIEPFKPQRFRN
- a CDS encoding 4-hydroxyproline epimerase, with the protein product MARHSFFCVDGHTCGNPVRLVAGGGPNLEGSNMMEKRAHFLREYDWIRTGLMFEPRGHDMMSGSILYPPTRPDCDVAVLFIETSGCLPMCGHGTIGTVTMAIEQGLVTPKTPGKLNLDTPAGLVAIEYEQNGQYVDRVRLTNVPAFLYAEGLEVECPDLGPIKVDVAYGGNFYAIVEPQENYSDMKDYSALQLIAWSPVLRQRLNEKYKFQHPDLPDINRLTHILWTGEPTHPEAHARNAVFYGDKAIDRSPCGTGTSARMAQLAAKGKLKPGDDFVHESIIGSLFHGRVERAVEVAGGTGIIPSIAGWARMTGYNTIFIDDRDPFAHGFTVA
- a CDS encoding ABC transporter ATP-binding protein — translated: MTADTMQTKQPLLAVEKVETYYGNIRALKGIDLTVNEGEIVALIGANGAGKSTLMMTIFGSPRARTGRILFGGKDITSMPPHEIAKLRIAQSPEGRRIFPRMTVLENLQMGASLDHQQYFEEDVALMFELFPRLKERINQRGGTLSGGEQQMLAIARALMARPKLLLLDEPSLGLAPLIVKQIFEAIKELNRTQGLTVFLVEQNAFGALKLADRGYVMVNGSITMSGAGRELLADPEVRAAYLEGGRH
- a CDS encoding MarR family transcriptional regulator, with amino-acid sequence MSRADLSAEMIDAMAKVNRRLRTLFDARVKERGLTLARARTLLTLIEQEGLYQKELAEVLEIENATMVRLIDGLERQSFVERQAVEGDRRAKRIVMTEEGKSLAEQVVKLAGDVRADLLEGVSDEELTVALKVMRKMSDSMNKAH